A window of Mycolicibacterium holsaticum DSM 44478 = JCM 12374 genomic DNA:
GTTGAGTTCATGCGGTTAACCGCGGCATTCTTTGCCAATCGCGTCGAGGTCGTCGACGGCATGCTCAACCTCGAAGGCGGATTCTGGGCGAGCACCACCGTCGCGCCCAACGCCACCGCGTTCCAGTGCGACGTCGTGGTGCTCTGCGATATGGACGCCAACGACGTCGGCGAAAGCTTGTCGATGGTCATCGACGCCGAGGGCCCCAACGAACAACGCCTGCCGTCGCACACCTCCAGCTTCACTGTCGAAGCACCGATGAAGTTCATGTGCATGCCCTCGCTCGTGCTGCCCATCGTCGCCGGCGGCGGCTACCACGTGTACCGGTTCCGGCTGGAGGGCGAGCACGCGCGCATCGACGTCCCGCTGGCGGTCCGGCTGGCCCGGCCGTGACAACCGACAAAGCGCCGGTCGAACGTGGCCTGACCTACTAGTCTCTGTCTAGGTCAACCGGGCGTGAACAACGTAAGGGTGGAGATGATTCGCGAATTCCTCGCCGCCGTGGCGGTCGTCGGCCTCGCCATCGGCACGGCCCCCGTCGCATCCGCCGACGACGATCTGCTGTATCACGACAGCCCCGGCCGCTACCCCAGCGACGTACCGGGCATGAACTACGAAGCCCACCTCACCGCGCCCTGCACCAACATGGAGCGCTTCACGTTCGGCCGCGGCCCCGGCGGCGAGGTCCTGCAGTGCCGCTGGATCGAGAACCAGTGGCCACCGGTGTACACCGGGTTCTGGGTAGCGGCCTACCAGCTCTACGGCGTCCAGGAAATCGGCTCGCCCTGTCCCAAACCGCAGTCCGCCGCCCAGGCCCCCGACGGGCGTCCGCTGCTGTGCCGGGGCCCTGAAGGATGGCAACCCGGCTTCTTCACCCGCGCCGGCTTCTTCCCGAGATAGACGGCTCAGGGGCCTCCCGCAGCGTGCGACTCGGCGGCTGCCCGAACGTCTGCGTGTAGAGCCGGCTGAAGCGCCCGGCGTGCGCGAACCCCCACCGATCGGCGATGGCCATCACCGTGTCCACGGACGGGTCAGCGTGGCACAAGTCCCGGTGCGCGCGGCAAAGCCGAACGCGGCGCAGGTATTCCAGCGGCGTGGTATCCAAATGGCGCCGGAACGTGTACTGCACCGAGCGCGGGGTGACGTTGACGGCGGCGGCAATATCGCTGAGTGTGATGTCATGGTCGGCGTTCTCGTGAATGAAGGTGATCGCCCGTCGCAGCAGCGCCGACTGCGTGCCCGAGCCGTTAATCATGTTTCCCATAACGGCGCGTCGAATACCCGCCCGGGCCCGAGCAAAAACGATTCCGTCAAACACATCGCCAATTTCGTCAACCGGCAGTTGACGTAGCCGCCGTCGTCAACCTAACGTTGACGGCATGACGAAGCCGACCAAGATCCACAACCCCGTCCGCCTCGACGACCTCATCGACGTCATCAAAGAGGTGCACAGCGAGCCCCTCGAACAACTCACCGACGCCGTGTTGGCCGCCGAAGCCCTCGGCGAGATCGCCGACCACCTGATCGGCCACTTCGTCGACCAGGCCCGCCGGTCCGGGGCGTCGTGGACCGAGATCGGCAAGTGCATGGGCGTCACCAAGCAGGCCGCCCAGAAGCGTTTCGTCCCCAAGGCCGACGCGCTGGACCCCAACTCCGGATTCAGTCGGTTCACCCCCCGCGCACGCAACGTCATCGTCGTCGCCCAGAACACGGCGCACAACGCCGGCAACGTCGAGATCAACCCGGACCACCTGCTGCTCGGCCTGTTCGACGACCCCGAAGGCCTGGCCGCCAAACTGCTCGCCGGCCAAGGAGTCGACGTCGACGCTGTCGCCAACGCCGTGCAACTTCCCCCGCGCACCGAGGGCGACCTGCCCGCACTCACCCCGTTCAACAGTGCCGCCAAAAAGGTGCTCGAACTGACCTTCCGGCAAGCACTTCGGCTGGGCCACAACTACATCGGCACCGAACACATCCTGCTGGCGCTGTGGGAGGCCGAAGACGACGACGGGGTTCTGCACGGCCTCGGGATGGACCGGGACCGCTTCGAGGCAGACCTGGTGGCCGCGCTGGAACCGTTCACGAACCGTGCGCGAGACAAGTGACACGTGGGAACCGGCTGTAACACGTTTCAGTTTGTGCGATCATTTGCGCCATGCGTCGCTGGTTAGTGCTCCTCATCGCGGCATTCTCGGCTGCCGCCGCCGTCGTGGCTGCCCCCGCCTCCGCCGCGACGACCCCCATCGGACGCCTCGGCGAGACGCTGCGGGTGGACTTCGAGGGCCTGGTCGCCGACATCACCGTGCACAGCGTCGCCCCCTCGCCGATCCCGCCCGGTTTCGGCTATCCGCCGCGGGCGCCGCGCTACGAGGTCTGGCGCGGTCAGATCACCGTGCATCCCATCGCGGTGCCCACGCCGTACGCCCAGGCGCTGACCTACCAGTTCCGCGGTGTCACGCCGACCGGTGACGCCTACGAACCGCGCAACACCGACGCCCCCGACTCGTTGCAACGCGCGCTGAACAACGCCCCGGCCGGATCCACCGTCAGCGGCGGCGTGTGGTGGGACTGCTACCGCGATCTGATCTCCAACGTGGTGCTCATCGACCGGGTCACCGGGAAGCACCTGGCGCAGTGGAACGTGTCCTGACTTTTGGGTGTTGACGTCACACCGGCTTCGGTAGCCGATCTTGTCGATCTCGCCGACGTCGCGGCCCGCACCTTCCCCCTGGCCTGTCCCCCGTCGACGACACCGCAGGACATCGCCGCGTTCATCGCCGAGAACCTCTCGGCGGACCGGTTCCGCGAGTACCTCGCCGATCCCGACCGTGACGTGCTCGCGGCTCGCGAGGACAACCGAATCGTGGGTTACGCCATGCTGATTCGCGGCGTTCCCGATGACGACGACGTGCAGCGCGCGGTCACGCGGCGCCCCGCCGTCGAGTTGTCGAAGATGTACGTGCTGCCCGAGGGCCACGGCGCCGGCGTGTCGGCGGCCTTGATGTCGGCGGCGCTGGCCCATGCCGCCGAACACGGCGCCGCCTGCGTCTGGCTGGGGGTCAACCAGCAGAACCGACGCGCCCAACGGTTTTACGCCAAGCACGGGTTCAGCATCAGCGGCACCAAGACGTTTCAGCTGGGCTCCGATGTCGAGAACGACTACGTGATGGTGCGCGAACTCTGACGCCGCCGAGTGTGGGGTTGTTGCATGCTTGGAGCGCAAAGGGCGTGCTGGTAACCCACGTTCGGCGCGTCAAAGGGCGCGGGACAGGGCCAATAGCCGCGACGTCGCGCGCAAATACTTCTTGCGGAAGCCCCCGGCGAGCATCTCCTCGCTGAAGACGGTGTCGAGCTTGGCCCCGGAGGCGATCACCGGAATGCCCGCGTCGTAGAGCCGGTCGGTCAGCGAGACCAGCCGC
This region includes:
- a CDS encoding GNAT family N-acetyltransferase, producing the protein MGVDVTPASVADLVDLADVAARTFPLACPPSTTPQDIAAFIAENLSADRFREYLADPDRDVLAAREDNRIVGYAMLIRGVPDDDDVQRAVTRRPAVELSKMYVLPEGHGAGVSAALMSAALAHAAEHGAACVWLGVNQQNRRAQRFYAKHGFSISGTKTFQLGSDVENDYVMVREL
- a CDS encoding Clp protease N-terminal domain-containing protein gives rise to the protein MTKPTKIHNPVRLDDLIDVIKEVHSEPLEQLTDAVLAAEALGEIADHLIGHFVDQARRSGASWTEIGKCMGVTKQAAQKRFVPKADALDPNSGFSRFTPRARNVIVVAQNTAHNAGNVEINPDHLLLGLFDDPEGLAAKLLAGQGVDVDAVANAVQLPPRTEGDLPALTPFNSAAKKVLELTFRQALRLGHNYIGTEHILLALWEAEDDDGVLHGLGMDRDRFEADLVAALEPFTNRARDK
- a CDS encoding helix-turn-helix transcriptional regulator — protein: MFDGIVFARARAGIRRAVMGNMINGSGTQSALLRRAITFIHENADHDITLSDIAAAVNVTPRSVQYTFRRHLDTTPLEYLRRVRLCRAHRDLCHADPSVDTVMAIADRWGFAHAGRFSRLYTQTFGQPPSRTLREAPEPSISGRSRRG